One stretch of Pseudoramibacter sp. DNA includes these proteins:
- a CDS encoding glycoside hydrolase family 3 protein, translated as MQNNTKPRSPRLLVLILFAAAIAAAALGTFFFAFCHITEKAPVTPPKKADPIAVQVKHMTTEEKVGQLFIVTPDQLTGSHVTAADAATREAIAKTQPGGLIYFDDNLKNPAQTQALLKDTRKIYNDLGLPVPFLAVDEEGGEVARVAHNPAFGVQNVGDMRAVGRTGNPAKAAAVGTTLGTYLKGLGFNLDFAPDADVLTNPANTVVARRSFGTDPALVKQMSEAEARALSACGVLPCLKHFPGHGATTGDTHTGTAATDKTLDQMMQAELVPFNDVNAYAPMIMAGHIAAPKVTGDNTPACLSHKMVTDVLRGKLHYRGVITTDSLQMGAVTQSEAPGQAAVSALEAGCDVILMPDDFPAARAAVLAAVQKGTLSEKQLNASVTRILKCKAQLKKASN; from the coding sequence ATGCAAAACAACACCAAACCCCGAAGCCCCCGGCTTCTCGTCCTGATTCTTTTCGCCGCGGCCATCGCGGCCGCCGCCCTTGGGACTTTTTTCTTCGCCTTCTGCCATATAACCGAAAAGGCGCCGGTGACACCCCCCAAAAAGGCCGACCCCATCGCCGTCCAGGTGAAACACATGACCACCGAGGAAAAAGTCGGCCAGCTCTTCATCGTCACCCCCGACCAGCTCACCGGCAGCCACGTCACCGCCGCTGACGCCGCCACCCGCGAGGCCATCGCAAAAACCCAGCCCGGCGGCCTGATCTATTTCGACGACAACCTGAAAAACCCGGCCCAGACCCAGGCTTTGCTGAAAGACACCCGAAAAATTTACAACGACCTCGGCCTGCCGGTGCCCTTTCTCGCCGTCGACGAAGAAGGGGGCGAGGTGGCCCGCGTCGCACACAACCCCGCCTTCGGCGTCCAAAACGTCGGGGATATGCGGGCGGTCGGCCGCACCGGCAACCCCGCCAAGGCCGCGGCCGTGGGCACCACCCTCGGCACCTATTTAAAAGGCCTCGGCTTCAATCTGGACTTCGCCCCCGACGCCGACGTGCTCACCAATCCGGCCAACACCGTCGTCGCCCGCCGTTCCTTCGGCACTGATCCGGCCCTGGTCAAACAGATGAGCGAAGCGGAAGCCCGCGCCTTAAGCGCCTGCGGCGTCCTCCCCTGTCTCAAGCACTTCCCGGGCCACGGCGCCACCACCGGCGACACCCACACCGGCACTGCCGCCACCGACAAAACCCTCGACCAGATGATGCAGGCGGAGCTCGTCCCCTTTAACGACGTGAACGCCTACGCGCCGATGATCATGGCCGGCCACATCGCCGCGCCGAAAGTCACCGGGGACAACACCCCCGCCTGCCTGTCGCACAAAATGGTCACCGACGTCCTGCGCGGCAAGCTCCACTACCGCGGCGTGATCACCACCGACTCCCTGCAGATGGGCGCCGTCACCCAGAGCGAAGCCCCGGGCCAGGCCGCCGTCTCAGCCCTCGAAGCCGGCTGCGACGTGATCCTCATGCCCGACGACTTCCCCGCCGCCCGCGCCGCCGTCCTCGCCGCCGTCCAAAAGGGCACCCTCAGCGAAAAACAGCTCAACGCCTCGGTCACCCGGATTCTAAAATGCAAGGCCCAACTTAAAAAAGCGTCGAACTGA
- a CDS encoding NCS1 family transporter, which yields MAKDNTAIAAEEKKEAASLKPLKDEERSMGWGSYTMLWLGGCISIGTLTMGSAQLGKGLNLMQIFLAVTIGTLVLIVGICLNDTFSYKTGAPYAIQLKSAYGTKGSAIPVLIRGLPAIVWYGFQTWLGGAAINQISIALFHYNNVWLFFFVFQAVQIALSIKGFQGIKWVENIGGVVIVAAMFYLLYICLSKYSGVIQTNLGSLKPTWGLPFIAACIAFFGNSTTVMLNAGDYSRELKRGYSPAKRGSAYFLAMVPATVMLGVIGAMASTATGIANPINAFGTMVDNVFIKVVVLAFILFAQMTTNLASNVVPPAYAFMDVFKMKHKTAVILVGILAVCCCPWILTNDASAAGLDVFVKVYTAFFSPIFAVLIVDYYILHKHHFTEAELNDLYAEDSSRQGVNWAAIIATAVGAVIGLLNVDISFLTATVPTGLIYYFCMKKMKSCQNFRKGTILEAGDRK from the coding sequence ATGGCAAAAGACAACACGGCCATCGCGGCCGAAGAAAAGAAGGAAGCGGCGTCCTTAAAGCCGCTTAAGGACGAAGAACGCAGCATGGGCTGGGGCTCCTACACCATGCTCTGGCTTGGGGGCTGCATCTCTATCGGGACCCTGACCATGGGCTCGGCCCAGCTGGGCAAGGGCCTCAACCTCATGCAGATCTTCCTCGCCGTCACCATCGGGACCCTCGTCCTCATCGTCGGCATCTGCTTAAACGACACCTTCAGCTACAAGACTGGCGCCCCTTACGCGATTCAGCTCAAGAGCGCCTACGGCACCAAGGGCAGCGCCATTCCGGTCCTCATTCGAGGCTTGCCCGCCATCGTCTGGTACGGCTTCCAGACCTGGCTCGGGGGCGCTGCGATCAACCAGATTTCCATCGCGTTGTTTCACTACAACAACGTCTGGCTGTTCTTCTTCGTGTTCCAGGCGGTTCAGATCGCATTGTCCATCAAGGGCTTCCAGGGCATCAAATGGGTTGAAAACATCGGCGGCGTGGTCATCGTCGCGGCGATGTTCTACCTGCTCTACATCTGCCTGTCCAAGTACAGCGGCGTCATTCAGACGAACCTCGGCAGCCTCAAACCGACCTGGGGCCTACCGTTCATCGCGGCCTGCATCGCCTTCTTTGGCAATTCCACGACGGTCATGCTCAACGCCGGAGACTACTCCAGAGAGCTGAAGCGGGGCTACTCGCCGGCGAAGCGCGGCAGCGCTTATTTCCTCGCGATGGTGCCGGCGACGGTCATGCTCGGGGTCATCGGTGCCATGGCGTCTACGGCCACCGGCATCGCCAACCCGATTAACGCCTTCGGCACCATGGTGGACAATGTGTTCATCAAAGTCGTCGTTCTGGCCTTTATCCTGTTCGCTCAGATGACTACCAACCTGGCGTCCAACGTCGTTCCGCCGGCCTACGCCTTCATGGATGTGTTCAAGATGAAGCACAAGACCGCCGTCATCCTCGTCGGGATTCTGGCTGTGTGCTGCTGCCCGTGGATCCTCACCAACGACGCCTCCGCCGCGGGACTCGACGTCTTCGTCAAGGTGTACACGGCGTTCTTCAGCCCGATCTTTGCAGTGCTGATTGTGGATTACTACATCCTGCACAAGCACCACTTCACTGAGGCCGAGCTGAATGATCTTTACGCGGAAGACAGTTCCCGCCAGGGGGTCAACTGGGCGGCCATCATCGCCACCGCTGTGGGCGCCGTCATCGGCCTGCTCAACGTGGACATCTCTTTCTTGACCGCGACGGTGCCCACCGGCTTGATTTATTACTTCTGCATGAAGAAGATGAAATCCTGCCAGAATTTCCGCAAGGGGACCATCCTCGAAGCGGGAGATCGAAAATAA
- the allB gene encoding allantoinase AllB, translating into MYDLVIKNGKLVTPDRIFDAVIAVKDGKFAGFFAPGTDVEGKETVDAKGNLVYPGIIDCHAHLNEPGFEYREDFETGSRAAAAAGCTTLIDMPLNNDPSLMNKEIFDLKMSKISRHSYVDYGLWGGLVGDFDDKPDSVKNNMDDLLDLEKCGVAAFKGFTCPNGPLFPTVNLGNIRKALEILKPTGAVCGFHCEEYGQVLEREKDAKAKTNQTREQKIRDFLDAHDVWTEYVATKNVIDMARATGARVHICHVSHPMVAQVVKDAQHEGLPITAETCPHYLGFTEDFVFEKGGPAKCTPPLRTQDAVDGLWDYVLDGTLSCVGSDHSPAADEEKDNATKDIWQAWGGLNAIQYFLPMMFDMTVHQKHLSPTLIAKVMDYNPAKIFGFWGRKGAFEIGFDADIVILDPEKEWQVEQDKLYTKGHVTCFDGLTGKGAPTATYIRGRKVAENGKYIEDAKGTGEFIRPIK; encoded by the coding sequence ATGTACGATTTAGTGATCAAAAACGGCAAACTCGTCACGCCGGACCGCATTTTTGACGCGGTCATTGCGGTCAAGGACGGCAAATTCGCAGGCTTCTTCGCACCGGGCACGGACGTCGAAGGGAAAGAAACGGTCGATGCCAAAGGCAACCTCGTCTATCCGGGGATCATCGACTGCCACGCCCATTTAAACGAACCGGGCTTCGAGTACCGCGAAGATTTTGAAACGGGCTCCAGAGCCGCTGCCGCCGCAGGGTGCACCACTCTCATCGACATGCCCCTGAACAACGACCCGTCCCTGATGAACAAAGAAATCTTTGATTTAAAGATGAGCAAAATCAGCCGCCACTCCTACGTGGACTACGGCCTGTGGGGCGGCCTCGTCGGCGATTTCGACGACAAGCCGGACTCCGTGAAAAACAACATGGATGATTTATTAGACCTCGAAAAATGCGGCGTCGCGGCCTTCAAAGGCTTCACCTGCCCCAACGGGCCCCTCTTCCCGACGGTCAACCTCGGGAATATCCGCAAGGCCCTGGAAATTTTGAAGCCCACCGGCGCGGTCTGCGGCTTCCACTGTGAAGAATACGGCCAGGTCTTAGAACGGGAAAAAGACGCGAAAGCGAAAACGAACCAAACCAGAGAACAGAAAATCAGAGATTTCTTAGACGCTCACGACGTGTGGACGGAATACGTCGCCACGAAGAACGTCATCGACATGGCCCGGGCCACCGGCGCGCGGGTTCACATCTGCCACGTGTCTCACCCGATGGTCGCTCAGGTCGTCAAAGACGCCCAGCACGAAGGGCTGCCGATTACGGCGGAAACCTGCCCCCACTATCTCGGCTTTACCGAAGACTTTGTGTTCGAAAAGGGCGGCCCGGCGAAATGCACCCCGCCGCTGCGCACCCAGGACGCCGTCGACGGCCTCTGGGATTACGTCCTCGACGGGACTTTGTCCTGCGTCGGCAGCGACCACTCACCAGCCGCTGATGAAGAAAAAGACAACGCCACCAAAGATATCTGGCAGGCTTGGGGCGGCCTCAACGCGATCCAGTACTTCCTGCCGATGATGTTCGACATGACCGTGCATCAGAAACACTTGAGCCCGACTTTAATCGCCAAAGTCATGGACTACAATCCGGCGAAGATCTTCGGGTTCTGGGGCCGCAAGGGCGCCTTTGAAATCGGCTTCGACGCCGACATCGTCATCCTCGATCCTGAAAAAGAATGGCAGGTGGAACAGGACAAGCTCTACACCAAGGGCCACGTCACCTGCTTCGACGGCCTCACCGGAAAAGGCGCCCCGACGGCGACCTATATCCGCGGCCGCAAGGTGGCAGAAAATGGCAAATACATCGAAGACGCCAAAGGCACCGGCGAATTCATCCGTCCGATTAAATAA
- a CDS encoding NCS1 family transporter produces the protein MLKENKILNPELAKNVNADLLPTDERIMDPLSYGASFMGGCVSIGTFSMGAALIGKLTIAQAIIAMCIGCLVIAIALVLVGVCGHTYGVPFTVQARSSFGFAGLKIPGFLRGIPAIVWFGFQSWVGAGAINSCLKILFGISNLPVVFVLFTAFQVAMAIRGFKEIKWMENISCLFIIGILIYMLYVVNTKFGAQIGNAFGNIKGTWGMPFWAATTSFLGIYATMIVNASDYSRNLKEKTGSVATGSIYTVAILPVTLFMGLIGLLVTAATGNSDPVAVFSTTMNSKFLTILTLAFIAFAQVTTNVLNNIVPPAYVLVESFNIKWSWATIIVGALSIAVMPWRLVTAKSAAGLSLFTRLYSAFLGPIFAVLVVDYFILRKKQLDVNDLYDKENSPFKGINWAAVIAIIVGAIVGCVVMDLSWYISLIPTAVVYYLLMKYAHFGNIDNFRKGTIFDEGAAEEKTAEAAA, from the coding sequence ATGCTGAAAGAAAACAAGATTCTGAATCCGGAGCTGGCGAAAAACGTCAACGCCGATTTGCTCCCCACCGACGAGCGGATCATGGACCCGCTGTCCTACGGGGCGAGCTTCATGGGCGGCTGCGTGTCCATCGGGACGTTCTCCATGGGCGCGGCCCTCATCGGCAAACTGACCATCGCCCAGGCCATCATCGCCATGTGCATCGGCTGCCTGGTCATCGCCATCGCCCTCGTGCTCGTCGGCGTGTGCGGCCACACTTACGGCGTGCCGTTCACGGTTCAGGCGCGGTCGTCCTTCGGCTTCGCGGGCTTAAAAATCCCGGGCTTCTTAAGAGGGATTCCGGCCATCGTCTGGTTCGGTTTCCAGAGCTGGGTCGGCGCCGGGGCCATCAACTCCTGCCTGAAGATTTTATTCGGCATCAGCAACCTGCCCGTCGTTTTCGTCCTGTTCACGGCCTTCCAGGTGGCCATGGCCATCCGGGGCTTTAAAGAAATCAAATGGATGGAAAATATTTCGTGCCTGTTCATCATCGGCATTTTGATCTACATGCTCTACGTCGTCAACACGAAGTTCGGCGCGCAGATCGGCAACGCCTTCGGGAACATCAAAGGCACCTGGGGCATGCCGTTCTGGGCGGCGACGACGTCTTTCCTCGGCATTTACGCCACGATGATCGTCAACGCGTCTGACTACAGCAGAAACCTCAAAGAAAAGACCGGCTCCGTCGCAACCGGCAGCATCTACACAGTCGCGATCCTGCCTGTGACCCTGTTCATGGGCCTCATCGGCCTGCTCGTCACCGCGGCGACAGGCAACTCTGACCCGGTCGCCGTGTTTTCGACCACGATGAATTCCAAGTTCCTCACGATCCTGACTTTGGCCTTCATCGCCTTCGCTCAGGTCACGACGAACGTCCTCAACAACATCGTGCCGCCGGCCTACGTCCTCGTGGAATCCTTCAACATCAAATGGTCCTGGGCGACCATCATCGTCGGGGCATTATCCATCGCCGTCATGCCGTGGCGCCTCGTCACTGCGAAATCCGCGGCGGGGCTGTCCCTGTTCACCCGTCTGTACTCGGCGTTCTTAGGGCCGATCTTCGCGGTCCTCGTCGTCGACTACTTCATCTTAAGAAAGAAACAGCTCGACGTCAACGATCTGTACGACAAGGAAAACTCGCCGTTTAAGGGGATCAACTGGGCGGCGGTCATCGCCATCATCGTCGGCGCCATTGTCGGCTGCGTGGTCATGGATCTGTCCTGGTACATCTCGCTGATCCCGACCGCTGTGGTCTACTACCTGCTCATGAAATACGCCCATTTCGGCAATATCGACAATTTCAGAAAGGGCACGATCTTCGACGAAGGGGCTGCTGAAGAAAAAACAGCCGAAGCAGCGGCATAA